In Chaetodon auriga isolate fChaAug3 chromosome 7, fChaAug3.hap1, whole genome shotgun sequence, a genomic segment contains:
- the slc19a3b gene encoding solute carrier family 19 member 3b: protein MVCWAKAKSYSWTYPTAVLSLYGFFANCRGAEPFLTPYLIGPYKNISEEVVNNYLFPIWTYSYLAFLFPIFLLTDFLRYKPLIVVQGLFLVTNYLLLCFAPGLPAMMCLQVNYAVVTSTEVAYFSYIYSMIPVEFYQRATGYLRSAMLAGYTIGAGLSQMLISLAGVDYFYINAITLGTVSMAFLTSFWLPMPQRSLFFKEKKAAAVGSQSQQEGPLGPDRPEQPAMCKDDAASGAEKMEHSGCADWCSRDNVAAVGRLLWQSFRESYSSRHLIYWSLWWSLATAGYMQIFNYIQLMWNHIQSPATSSIYNGGVEAVCSLVGAVASFSVGYIRVAWDVWGELALGLFSAVATGAVFLMALTSSIWVCYAGYVVFKACYMFLITITAFQIASNLSMECYALTFGINTFVALLLQTIITLIVVDEASLGLDIVTQFMVFGSYYAAISLLFLVRGTYTACAKKRNPEHTVTKEQKLSVEVISTEHF from the exons ATGGTCTGCTGGGCCAAGGCGAAGTCCTACAGCTGGACTTATCCCACCGCAGTCCTGTCACTCTATGGGTTTTTTGCTaactgcagaggagcagagccCTTCCTCACACCATACCTAATCGGACCATACAAGAACATCTCTGAAGAAGTG GTGAACAATTATCTGTTCCCTATCTGGACATACTCCTACCTCGCCTTCCTTTTCCCCATCTTCCTCCTGACTGACTTCCTGAGGTACAAGCCCCTCATTGTGGTACAGGGGCTCTTCCTAGTCACCAActacctcctcctctgctttgccCCGGGTCTGCCTGCCATGATGTGCCTTCAG GTCAACTATGCTGTAGTGACATCCACAGAGGTGGCTTACTTCTCTTACATTTACAGCATGATCCCAGTTGAGTTTTACCAAAGAGCCACTGGTTACCTGCGCAGTGCCATGCTGGCTGGATATACAATTGGTGCAGGCCTGAGCCAAATGCTCATCTCTCTGGCAG GAGTGGACTACTTCTACATCAATGCTATCACTCTGGGGACTGTAAGCATGGCTTTTCTCACCTCCTTCTGGTTGCCCATGCCCCAGAGGAGCCTGTTCTTCAAAGAGaaaaaggctgcagctgtgggtTCGCAGTCCCAGCAAGAGGGGCCGCTGGGACCGGACAGGCCTGAGCAACCAGCGATGTGTAAGGACGATGCTGCCTCTGGGGCAGAGAAGATGGAGCACAGTGGCTGTGCTGACTGGTGCAGCAGGGACAATGTGGCCGCTGTGGGCCGTCTGCTTTGGCAAAGCTTCAGGGAGTCGTATTCCTccag GCATTTAATCTACTGGTCCCTGTGGTGGTCTTTGGCCACAGCTGGCTACATGCAGATTTTCAACTACATCCAGCTGATGTGGAACCATATACAATCACCAGCCACATCATCCATCTACAACGGAGGTGTAGAGGCTGTGTGTTCACTTGTGG GTGCTGTAGCGTCCTTCTCCGTGGGCTACATCAGGGTGGCCTGGGACGTGTGGGGAGAGCTGGCGTTAGGGTTGTTCTCAGCTGTAGCCACTGGTGCCGTGTTTCTGATGGCACTCACCAGCAGCATCTGGGTATGCTACGCTGGTTATGTCGTTTTCAAGGCTTGCTACATGTTTCTCATCACCATCACAGC ATTTCAGATTGCATCCAATCTCTCAATGGAGTGCTACGCTTTGACATTCGGGATCAACACCTTTGTAGCCCTTTTACTGCAAACCATTATAACGCTGATAGTTGTGGATGAAGCTTCACTGGGACTGGACATTGTGACACAG TTCATGGTCTTCGGAAGCTACTACGCTGCCATCTCGCTGCTGTTTCTGGTTCGAGGGACCTACACCGCCTGTGCAAAGAAACGTAATCCTGAGCACACCGTCACTAAGGAACAGAAGCTCAGTGTGGAGGTGATCTCTACTGAACATTTCTGA